ATTCTTCGCGTATTTGGAGGCAGTCAACCCTGACGGAACGGTGACGTACTTGACGGAAGGCATGTTGCGCGCTGTTCACCGCAAGGTCTCGACCGACTCGCCGCCATATGCGGTATTTGGACCTTACCATACGTTTAATCGTGCGGACGCGTTGCCGTTGGTTCCCGGAGAGCCGGCGGAAATTGCGTTCGACCTCTTCCCCACTTCGGTACTTCTGAAAAAGGGAAGCCGTCTTCGCGTGGCGGTCGCGGGACACGATGCGTCCGTCTTCGCGCGGTATCCGGCTGGCGATGTACCCACCCTCACCGTGAATCGATCAGCTCAGAATGCATCCCACATCGACATCCCAACGATTCCACGCTAACTCCTTATTTTAGAAACACATACACCTCATCCTCGAACATGTCCTGCGGGGAACGACATGTCTTGTGTAGACATTCGTTCCGGACACGGGTCCGAGCGTAACCGGTCTCGGGTCCGAAGGGACATGAGCGGCATATGGTCCGGACATCCCCCTTGTCAGAATTGACAATCCCGATCTAAACTGACACAAAAGTTGGCGCTGTATTGACGCCGCGTCCACTTATGGTCACCGCCACACTCAATTTGAACGCTAACCCGAGGTGTTTGGGGAACTACACGGGCACAGGCTTGGTTCGCCACGAAGGAGGTGATGCCGCGATCATCTTGTGCGCCCACCAATTGACTTATGAATATCCAATAGGGGTCAGTTACAAACGTGAGGGGACTTAATCCAATGCGTAAGAGAGGTTTTACACTCATTGAATTGCTAGTCGTAATCGCGATTATCGGCATATTGGCCGCGATACTCCTTCCCGCACTTGCACGCGCCCGCGAAGCTGCTCGCCGTTCGAGCTGCCAGAACAACCTGAAGCAGCTCGGTGTAGTTTTCAAGATGTACGCCAACGAGAGCAAAGGCGAGAAATATCCCAGTATGTCGAAGATCTATGTGGATTCATGCGACGACGCTGTAAAAGAACCCAACTACAATCACATGTTCTTTGATGGACCCGCCGTGTATCCGGAGTACTTGACGGACGTGAATGTCTGCCAATGCCCGTCGGACCCTGATGCTCACAACTATTTCGAAAACTACTTTAGAGGTGGTGGTGGCACCATCGATCCATGCGAGTTCTGGGATGTATCGTACCAGTACCTAGGATGGGCCATAGATGCGGAATACTATCTACTTCCCGGAGCAGATGAGAACGCGCTCCCGGCAGCCGACGCAATTCGCCCTGACTTCTACACCGTGGACGCCGCAAAGCTAATCACAGATGGTTACGCAAACGATCAGAATTTCAGTGAATTCCACGAAAATGACATCGAGTTCTCCATCGGGAAGACTGCCTACAGACTTCGCGAAGGCATCGAGCGCTTCTTTATCTCCGACATCAACAATCCCGCCGCTTCGAACCAAGCGCAGAGCGACATCGCGATCATGTGGGACATCACCCACTCGACAGGCTACTTCGATCAGCCTTCCTACAACCATGTTCCCGGCGGTGGCAATGTGCTGTACATGGACGGTCACGTATCGTTCGTCAAGTATCCAGGGAAATTCCCAATTTGCACGACGTTTGTTCAGGCGCTCACAACCATGGCGGAGTTGGTCAGCCTACTCTAATGGTCTGTTGAGGACCTGCAAGC
This DNA window, taken from Candidatus Hydrogenedentota bacterium, encodes the following:
- a CDS encoding DUF1559 domain-containing protein translates to MRKRGFTLIELLVVIAIIGILAAILLPALARAREAARRSSCQNNLKQLGVVFKMYANESKGEKYPSMSKIYVDSCDDAVKEPNYNHMFFDGPAVYPEYLTDVNVCQCPSDPDAHNYFENYFRGGGGTIDPCEFWDVSYQYLGWAIDAEYYLLPGADENALPAADAIRPDFYTVDAAKLITDGYANDQNFSEFHENDIEFSIGKTAYRLREGIERFFISDINNPAASNQAQSDIAIMWDITHSTGYFDQPSYNHVPGGGNVLYMDGHVSFVKYPGKFPICTTFVQALTTMAELVSLL